The Klebsiella sp. RHBSTW-00484 genome includes a window with the following:
- a CDS encoding EAL domain-containing protein: MITQYLAQPVMSTDQKLLGVEVLTRFQENGFNVLNPAPAEIIQGWTIHEKRAYLIDLMHFISNEEEFFLENKLFCSLNIDQSTALILRHDAYIQVLLQSMPYVKLQISEDFLKSEQGLKNPVLKSLSHSNNALFLNYLGVDNVRTGVSTMFEVVKIDETLFSTQFYKSSFPVLLKDIMKYCPRIIVSGVFDNEILQYLKECDVWGVQGELYESVPLQDVSIVL, encoded by the coding sequence ATGATCACACAGTATCTTGCACAACCTGTAATGAGCACAGATCAGAAGCTGCTTGGGGTGGAAGTACTGACTAGATTTCAGGAAAACGGTTTTAACGTGCTTAATCCAGCACCAGCGGAGATAATTCAGGGCTGGACTATCCACGAAAAAAGAGCTTATCTAATTGATTTAATGCATTTCATTAGCAATGAAGAAGAGTTTTTCCTTGAAAATAAACTGTTTTGTTCTCTCAATATCGATCAGAGCACCGCATTGATTTTGAGGCATGACGCATACATTCAAGTACTTCTACAATCAATGCCATATGTTAAGTTACAGATCTCAGAGGATTTTCTAAAGAGTGAACAGGGGCTAAAGAATCCAGTACTGAAATCACTTTCACATAGTAATAATGCTCTTTTCCTCAATTATCTAGGCGTTGACAATGTAAGAACTGGTGTTAGTACCATGTTTGAAGTAGTTAAGATTGATGAAACCTTGTTCAGTACTCAATTCTACAAAAGCAGCTTTCCAGTACTACTAAAGGATATAATGAAGTATTGCCCGAGGATTATCGTATCAGGCGTATTTGATAATGAAATATTGCAGTATTTAAAAGAATGCGATGTTTGGGGTGTGCAAGGGGAGTTATACGAATCAGTACCGCTACAAGATGTGAGTATCGTACTCTGA
- a CDS encoding HNH endonuclease, translated as MNRKQFIQSHGATCSNWTWSWSFVNHEKKMVIFGSWDVENEQERSVILREKWEFNSNNKKQPGYTQALEHIRLAHEGYELYTFNMVFAEHPDNPEIAVIKDFERKLNKRYLRKEGYVWYADFLPNPFPDEIPSGESFVEGAKTQVTVNYYERDPKARQACIQHHGNTCKCCGFNFEKTYGKHGKDFIHVHHIKPLHTVGAGYVLDPINDLIPLCPNCHAMIHRGNKVLLPSELIKILSK; from the coding sequence ATGAACAGAAAGCAATTCATCCAGTCACACGGAGCGACTTGCAGTAACTGGACGTGGAGTTGGTCATTTGTAAACCACGAAAAGAAGATGGTCATCTTTGGTTCATGGGATGTTGAGAACGAACAAGAGCGATCTGTAATACTCCGGGAGAAATGGGAATTTAACTCAAACAACAAAAAACAACCTGGCTACACACAGGCACTGGAACACATCCGGTTAGCCCATGAAGGCTACGAACTATACACCTTCAATATGGTTTTCGCAGAACACCCGGATAATCCTGAAATTGCTGTAATCAAGGATTTTGAGCGTAAATTAAACAAACGGTATCTTCGTAAAGAAGGCTATGTATGGTACGCAGACTTCCTACCGAATCCATTCCCTGATGAAATTCCTTCAGGAGAGAGTTTTGTTGAAGGTGCAAAGACACAAGTAACAGTTAACTACTACGAACGCGATCCAAAGGCCAGACAAGCTTGCATCCAACATCACGGTAATACGTGTAAGTGTTGTGGTTTCAATTTTGAGAAAACGTATGGCAAGCATGGGAAAGATTTCATTCATGTGCACCATATCAAGCCATTGCATACAGTTGGTGCTGGCTATGTTTTAGACCCAATTAATGATCTCATACCTTTGTGCCCTAATTGCCACGCAATGATACATAGAGGAAATAAAGTACTGTTACCCAGTGAGTTGATTAAAATACTTTCCAAATAA